Genomic window (Leucoraja erinacea ecotype New England chromosome 22, Leri_hhj_1, whole genome shotgun sequence):
CCCATATGCTTCAGAGAATAATTCCACAATAAATCACAGCCTAGCCTTTGAATGTGCATTTGCCAGTGTCATCTGTGTACTGCAGTTTGATGACTGAGGTTAGAGTGACCTTGGTTTAGGAGTGATGGCAGTACAAATTGAACAGTTTCCcagacgcaagaaactgcagatgctggaatcttgcgtaatgcacaaaatgctggaggaactcagtgggtccggcagcatctggggagggaatggaaaaGTTGCGTTGagtctacaaaattcttaaggggttggacaggctagatgcaggaagattgctcccgatgttggggaagtccaggacaaggggtcacagcttaaggataagggggaaatcctttaaaaccgagatgagaagaacttttttcacacagagagtggtgaatctctggaactctctgccacagaaggtagttgaggctagttcattggctatatttaagagggagttagatgtggcccttgtggctaaggggatcagggggtatggagagaaggcaggtacgggatactgagttggatgatcagccatgatcatattgaatggcggtgcaggctcgaaaggccgaatggcctactcctgcacctaatttctatgtttctatgtttctatgtctagatccttcttcaaactcaagaaAGGTCCTGAACCGAAATgtggcctgtccattccctccccagatgctgcctgacctgctgagctcatcCAGCACAGTTGTTCATTAGGCCTATACATTAGCTACACTTCAATGGGGAGTTTGTTGGAGTGAGGTTACATATTGCAGCACGAAAGATTGAGAAAAGCATTGGGATGATCAAGCAACCTTACTGTACATGGGACTGCACTGAGATGGAGTCTGTTGGTTGAGGCCATGAACCACATGGCATATGTAGGAAGATGAAGTCCCGACGGCAACTAAATATGAGCATATTCCAAAATCCCTCAAGTGACAGTCAAAGGCTTTTAATCGAGTTGTGTACATTAGCTGGTGCTGTTCCCTATATTCTTCTCAGAGTTGTGGCACAGTCAAGATTATGATCACCGTGCGAAAAAGTGGACTGAATTCAGGCTGTTATTTGATGAACGAATTTAAGcttttcatagtcatacagtgtagagacagaccctttggctcaagtagcccacaccgacaaacatgtcccatctgcactagtcccacctgcctgcatttggcctatatccctctcaatctgtccaatccacgtacctgtctaaatgttttttaaacattgcaatagtacctgcctcaactacctacttcaCCCCTTTGGGTGAAGGAGGTTTGGCAGGACATAGTTGAGGAGGATCCTGGTGATGGCTTTCCCAGTGGTAGACAGCAGGGCGACTCTTCTGTCGGTTGTAGAGTGTTGAAGATACTCATGATTGCACCATCTCACCAAGATCCCTGGCATGTCCTCTTCCCAGATCGAAGAAATGAGATTGCAGATTTGCAACTGAAGTTCTTCTCCATCAGCTATCAAATCATCAGCAAGTTTCAGAACGTAGGTCTTGCTGTCTCCCCGTTAACATTTTGCCTTACCTTGCCATCTGCAACAGCAGTGAGAAAGCACGGTATAACCCGCCGTGGATAGGAGTCAATGTTGAGGCCTTCAAAGTGTTTCTTCCAGCAGATACTGCTTCCTTCTGTTCCTGGCTCCCAGGAAGATGGGCTCTGCTATTTGGACTTTGACAGCACTGAAGTATCCATGTACACATCTTGGTTACGAGCGAGCAGCCAtaccctctgcactctttccacccaCCATCTGTTtagttctccgggatctccggtttcttaaTACACTCcagagacacacaggtttgtaggctaatttgcttggtataattataaattgtccctagtgtgtgtaggatagtgttagtgtgcgaggattgctggtcggcgcggacaaagggcctgtttccgtgctgcatctataaactaaacattgtTTTTTGCATTAAGTCAATGTTGATGGCAGAACAGATGGTGGTTGGTCCAGCAGTCATTGGTGCCATTTACGGTGCAGGTGAGATGATCAACTTTGGGGTCACTCAGTCGAACGATGATACATTTTAATGAGTACCTGATCATGGATTGAGGACGTCAGCATGCGGTCTTTGACTTTGTCTCTCTGAGAGTTGTTATGACATGATCCTCCGAACACAATGAAAATAGGACGACTTTACCTACTCCCTCCTTGCCCGTTATGCCttccagagtattgtgttcattgcaACCCTGGTACGGAGGCTGGGCTCAGGTGGGTCTGTCTTTCTCCCAGAGAAATGAGCACTCCTGGGCTCAACCTCATTACCAGCGCTGGGCTCAAGAGGAAGATCAGAGTAGAAGTCTTCCCTTGGCCATCTCCTTAGCTTCGAGGCTTAGGATGCAAGCATTGATAAGTGTTGTGTGCTGGTTTTGCCTGAGAGAGTTGCTGAGATGCTGGACTAGATCATTCTTGATGACAGAGGTTGCACCATAAAGATTTCATTCTGTTTTGTCTTTACTCTTTCCAAAAGAAGGCGTATTCACCGCCTTGGTCTTCGGCCGTCACCTGCCTGACCTGAATACTCAGGGTGGTGGTGTGTCAGTGTGGAAGCGTACAAGCTCCCAGGCTGAGATAGCAGAGCAGTGTTCACATTGGTCTATGATGGGATTGCCCATTAGGTTCCTGATGCGACAACCCTGAACCTCACGTTTTCAAACTGGGATTGGGCAGTGTACACCAGTTACCACATGAATGGAAAACACCCACACCTTTGGTCCAATGGCAAGAAGGTCCAAGATGACCAGAGACCATGAGCTGGCTGGTGATCCCTTGGCTGGTGATCCATGTGTAACAGTAGTCAGATCTGTTCACAGTTTCACTGCACGGCACAATGAATAATATTGGTATTGAACCTGCAGGTTATTTACTCACAAGAGTAGCAAATTCATAGTGAAGTGCTCAAACTGCTTCACATCCAACAATGCTAAAATATGCTTCAATAGATTAAAACACCCAAACAAAGCATTGCAGTTTACAATGCTCACCTTGACCAACTGGTTGCATCACAAATCAAACAAGAAACAGATTCTCTCGGCCTATCTTTCACCACTATGTCAGCCAGTGGCTGTTGAGGGAAAAAcggagttgacatttcaggttactGAGCTTATTTATGGGAAAAATAGAGGTAAACAGGCATAAAGATATTAAAGATATCTCTTGTATtcctctgccctgactctcaatcagaagggtctcaacgtaaaaagtcacctattctttttctccagagatgctgccttacctcctgagttactccagcatttcgtgtctatcttcggcgtaaaccagcatctgcagttccttcctacacaggcttAACGATATAACAGGAAAGTTATACCTTAAAGTCTGTTATTCTGTCATTTCTCCTCGTTAATGATGGAAGTTCATCAAGAGAAAATGTTGAATCActgcttctctccacagacgctgcctgacctgctgaggaattccaggattttctttttttttaaattccaatttCTTGTATCTGCTTTTGTCCTTGATGCGAGGGTCGGCCTTCTATAGTCTGAGCTGCTTGTTGTAATGATGAGCTATCAAACTAATAAAACGTTTAAAACTGGCAATGTTTACCTACAAACAGGTCATTTTCTCCTGAAATGTTCCCTTAAATGGCCAAGAAATCAGTGCTCCTGAGGACAGAAGGTTCTTAATCAGCATTCTAGACCAAGCtgggccacatcaggaacacactTCCCTTTCATGAGGGCATTATTAATGTTGCGTCGTGTTTAATTTCCCATCCACGTTCCCTGGATCTTGGGGCCTACACCCAGAAAAGAAACATACAATACTTGTTGCTTGCCAAGCTGGAGATCTCCCATGGCAACCACTCCTTGAAAGCATAAAACATTAAGATCCAACAAACATTTGCAAAGGGATTGCCACAAGGCAGTGTTTCCATCCAGAGGCCAACCACTACATTCCTCTGGCATTTGTTCCCCAATGCCTAGTTATTAGAGTGCAGATATTTACACTACACTTCATAAAAAGAACACTTGTAAATAACTATTCCAGCTTTGCTTATATTCACTCACGCTTGCAGTCCTGATCTCTATCTCTTGGCGTGTTTCTTTGATGACACAGTTCCAAAACTCTCAACGATTCTGGAGTGAGGCAGATGTGACCTGACCATTTGACTTGCAAGCTGTAATTACAGATAGAACTCATTCCACTTTCTTTTGCAGTCAGTTGAAGGCTTTAGCTCAGTCTACAGGGCTGGACCGGCGTAATCTCCAAAACGACGgtggttcataaattcatacgttataggagcagaattaagccatcaagtctacaccaccaatcatggctgatctatctttccctctcagccccattctcctgctttctccccacaaccgctgacacccgcaataaccaatctatctatttccgccttaaaaatatccatggatagATGGAGAATGTGGACCGAATGAGAATATTGTGGGAGGTGACAGGTCCTGAAGTGGTCCTGAACCTGGTGCTTGAATTATTTGTTCATGCAGAtggagagtctcttgcccagagtaagggaatcaaggaccagaggacacagctttcaggtgaaggggaaaaagatttaataggaatccgagtggtaactatttcatacaaagggtggtgggtgtagggaaagagctgccagagcaggtagttgaggcagagactatcgcaacatttaagaaacagttactgaggtacatggataggacatgtttggagggatatgggccaattcaggcaggtgggactagtgtagctgggtcatgctGGTCAgttagggcccgtttccacattgtatcactctatgaccccatGAGAAAGATAAGCCAAATGTAATATGGATTGCTTAAAGAAATGCAAAATGTGTGGTAGAGATTTGCTTGATGAGGGTTTCAAAAACCTTTGTTATATCCTCATTGCACACTGTATAAATACTTCAAAATTAATTCCATAAGTTATCACTATCATCCAGATCCAACAAACTATCGAGTTATTGTTGATACTGAACAACGGTGAGGTCACCAGATCATCACAAACAAGGCTAATATCTAGAATGAAATATTCACACTGCCGTGTGaaatcagccaacataatcagagaTCATTTACACTCcggtcatttcttcttctcccctctcccgtcaggcagaagatacaagagCTTGAAAGCAGTGGccctagattcaggaacagtcacTTCCCCGCCGTTATCGCACCACTCGGTCGTCTCATAAGCTAAGGGTATAGTCTCGATCTCCAGACCTCATTGTGggccttgcatttttttttaaatctgcattttctagctgtaacactatattctgcactctggtatttttctctttgcacatcttgttgtacttgtatatggcttgattgtacttgtgtatggcaatattgattagatagcatgcaaacagtggcgcagcggtagagttgctgcatttcagcagcagtgacccgggttcgatcctgactacggtgctgtccatatggagtttgcacgttctccatgtgaccgcataggtttgctgcgggtgctccggtttccttccacattccaaagacgtgcaggtttgtaggttaactggtgttggtaaaaattgtccctaccgtgcataggatagtgctagtgtatagtctggtcggcacgggctcggtggaccAGGGGGGCctattcctcgctgtatctctaaagttcaaaGTAAATGTTTTTCAcggtatctcagtacacataacCATAATAAACCAATAGCAATAAAAATGATGCCCGTAGTGTATATAGTAGTATATAGTGCAATGCCCGTTCTAGAGACCCTGTGGAGATGCCTAAAGAATAGCAGCAGCCAAAGCACACAGAGGAGCCCATAATCTTCAATGTGATTCATAACCAAATAATCTAATTTACTGATGCTTGTTCAGAGATAAATATTGTCTTTGGACACCAGGGAAAAGGAAATGTTTTACTTCTATTTCAGATGGCAGACGGGGACCGCTGTTtaacttcggcccaccaggtccacgtcgaccacccattcattcacacacactagcactaccctacacacacgggacaatttaaaaatgtaccacgccgattagcctacaaacctctacgtttttggagtgtggaaggaaattggagcacccggagaaaacccatgctggtcacagggataacgtacaaacagtacccgcagtcaaggatcgaacctgggtctttggcgctgcaaggcagcaactctacctctgcgtcacGGTGCCGCTCTATATCATAATATCATATTGATATCATAATGTACACCAATTATCATATGAAACAATCCCTTGTTCTCTGAAGCATCATCTGGCCATTTGTCTTTTCCCTTCCCACCATCCGAGCACCAAGCACTCAGTCCTGGTCAAACTACTGTTACTGCACTTGAGGTTCACAATGTTTGTGTctagtttgtcacatgtaccgagatacagtgaaaagcttttgttgggtactaaccagtcagcagaaagacaatgggtctcgaataaggtagatagtagttcaggactgctcggtAGTTGTTAGTAGGGTGttgcagttgcctgatatcagctgggaagaaactgtccctgaatatggaggtgttcGTGTTCACATTCTATACAGctcgatgggagggggggggggagaagagggagtggtccgggtgcaactcatccttgataatgctggtgacgtgaggtgtaaatggagtcaatggaagggagggtgcTCTGTGTGCTCTCCCCTACATTAGCAAAAACAAATGGTGTGAAAGCTTTCCAAAACATTCAATCTGCTGGGTTAACCATGAGGTTCCAATGTTTGTCACTTGAATTTTCCACCCTAATTTCATTCTGATACCTTAATTTTGATGTCGTATGCTGTTCCATTGAGACCCAACTTAAGCTTGAGGAGCAGAATTCCATCTTCCATCTTAGGCCAGTAGCTGTGCACAGGCCACAGGGCACCATCTGGTGCATTGAGAGTGGTGCTTGTGTGAAATCACCAAATACACAGACATCTTAAACTGCTTACTCTGCATAAATCCTACAGGTGTGCACTGTGCATATGTGAGGCACTACACTATTATtaaaaagggcggcacagtggtgcagcgctcgagttactgccttacagtgcccgggtttgatcctgactatggatgctgtctgtatggagtttgtacgttctccctctggccatgtgggttttctccaggtatccagcttcctcccactctctaaagattgtaggttaattggctttggtaaaattgtaaattatccctaatgtgtaggatagtgctggcatACAGGGACTGCCGGTcaacgcagacttggtgggccgaagggcctgtttccgcactgtatctctgaagtctaaagacaaTATTGAATTTactaatttcagataaccagcctttcaTGCAAATCTGAAATGAACAATTTTGCTGAACCTTTGCCATTTTtcactctccatagatgctacctgccaCCACAAGAATTTTCCAtattcttttatttcagatttccagcaactgcattgttttatacttaaaattcCAGCATTTCTTTCCTCTCACCTTTGTTTTCATACATCTCCTTCTACGTATATCTACTCAGATTAAGAAGCCTTGATCGCCCTCACCAAACTAGCACAATTATCTATCATCCAGTCTCCAGCACAATAAAGACTTTACTCTGCCCTCTCCACATTTCctgaaattaaaaacatttacaatttacaactttGCTAAATTTAAAGATCATTGACCTGAGATTAACGCGTATTGACCAGCTCAGACttccagcaaagatcctataacgctataggatctttgcttccacAGTTCAGGCTTTGTCTGACCAGATGCAGAATCGAAGGTTCCAAAAAAAACGCTGGagaagatcctatagcagagcttggAGCGATAGGAAATAGTTtgaagggttcggcccgaaatgttgccatttcctacgctccatagatgctgctgcacccgctgagtttctccaactgttCATTTATTGTTCACAGGCGGTATTCACACGCACTTCCCCAAGCTTCCAGTAGATGGAACTATCTGACATTGATGAGCTTGATCAATGCCAAATCAAGGCGGGTGTTCTAGGACCTCAAGTTCTTATATCTTTGGTTCAGTCTGGGATATTTCTTCAGCAAAATCAGATAGATTTGGTTATGATCAAGGTAAAGAGTTGCATCCTAATTTATCCGGATGGCAGCTTGGTACACATGTCTATAATAAAACTACACCAAAACCATCCACTTGAAAATGCAATTACATTGAAATCGGTAGCATTCATATTTTGATGCTCATTTATAATTCATATTTACCATCATCTGCTGAGTCATCAGGTTAACATTAATGACCAAAAAATGGTCAAAGCTACATGGCATTCTCAGAAGTTTTTAACTCGATATAAatgcatttgctttccttactactgattcgacttgcaagttaactttttgggaatcctgcaccagcgctcccaagtctcttggcacctctgatttctggattcccttcccatttagaaaatagtctactcctttattcctcctaccaaaatgcatgactccacactttgctattctgtattccatctgctacttctttgcccactttccGAAGGATTGAGCTTATGTGGAATTGTGGACAAAGTCTTAGGACTGCCACACATTTAGTCAGACTACGACTTCGCTCAATCACTAGATTTCAGGTGACATTGAACCGACCCTTCAGAAACACAGTAGAGGGAAGGGGTGGATGCAGAGCTGATGGCCATGTACATGTGGAAACTGCCATGCTTTCCAATAATGCCACTTCTGTACTCCCAGAGAACTGTATCACCCACCATCATCTTTCAAAGCAGTGATGCTTATGAAGGATATTGGGAAGGCAAAGAGATCACAAAATATCAAAGGCAGACAGGACTCAATGGATCACattaacaatggaccattgtgtgctTCACTTTTATTGAGTCATCAGTGCCAgctgtgatttagtttagtttagagatacaacacggaaacaggtccttctgcccaccgagtccacgccgataagcgatccccgcacattaagactatcctacacacactagggacaatttacatttatactaggccaattaacctacaaacctgccgtctttggaggaaaccaaagatcttggagaaaacccatgcaggtcacagggagaacgtacaaactcagtacagacagcacccgtagtcaggaacaaacttggatctctggcgctgcaaggcaacaacgctattgctgcgccaccatgctacccCTGTACATttcctttgttctgtaccttttcatacctctactacccctctcccctgactcaatcGGACTTTATTTACACTATGCTTTATACACTTAATCCTGTGTCTGTGCACGgcatgataataatcatacataatctttttgctgactggcacTGAAGTGGGGTCAttgtgagggtgggggtcattgtGAGGGTGGGGGTCGTTGTGAGGGTTGGGGGGCCGACATGGGTCGGATACCGGGGACGAGGGCCATTGTGGGTGCGGGAGGTTGTTGTGAGGGGAGTGGGGCTGACAGCAGGGTCAGATACCAGGTCATTGTGGGGGCGGATGGAACATTGTGTAAAGGTGAGGGACATTGTATGGGACGTGGTGGGGTCACTATGAGGGAGTGGGGACACTATGTGGGAGTCTTTGCGAGGGGGTGGAGGCTGACACCAGCCTGTATACCATGGGTGTGGGTGTATTGTGATGTGGTGGGGGTCGTGGTGAAAGGGTGGGGGTTGTGGTGAGGGGGTGGGAGActatgttgggggtgggggaggcattatgtgtgtgtgtgtggggtcattgcgagggggtggggggtcattATGAGGGGGTGGTGGTCACTATGTGAGTGTGGGGTCGTTGTGAGGGTGGTGTGGAACATTATGTGGGagtaagacacaaatgctggagaaactcagcgggtgaggcagcatctatggagtgaaggaaggagTGGCAACGTTTGTAGGGGGTCGAGACCCTGGGGGTCACTTCAGTGggatgtgggggagtggggtcgTTGTGAAGGGGAGTGGGGGTCACTGTGGGAGTGGGTGGGTCGGTGGTGAGAGGAGTGGGGGGTCACATGTGGGATATTGTAGTGGGGGTCgttgtgggaggggagggtgggggggggggggtcattgtgAGGGTAGTGGGGTCACTGTGGGAGTGGGGGGGTCGTTGTGAGGGGGGTGGTGGTCGCTGTGGGAGTGTGAGGGGAGGACACCTGCCCGGATACCGGGTCGAGGGGCCGCGAAGGCGACGCCGGGCCTGCGGCGATGGAGCGTCTCACCTGCCGGCGGCTCGTCATCCTCGTCCTCCcgagcctcctcctcctccagccgGCGGCTGAGCCACGGGGCCTCGTCCCTGAGGGAGTGGACGAAGGCGGCGAAGGCCCGCGGCCCGCGGCCCGGCAGGTAGTCGAGCAGCTTGAGGTTGCGGCGGGCGGCCACGGGCTCGGCCTCCAGCTCCTCCAGCAGACTGCGGCTCACCACCCCCTCCTGGTACAGGTACTGTAGCGGCACCTCCAGCCGCAGCTGCTCCGCCAGCTCACCCCGCAGCCGCCGCAGGGCCCGCCGCTGCCGCGCCTCCATCGGCCCGGACCCCGGTTACGATGCGGCGCTCAGGTTTAGGCCGCTCCCCGCTTCACACGGAAAACACCAGAGCACTCGCTTTACACAAGGTCTCGGGTTTACGCCGCTGCTCTGCTGCAGACGGGTTtgcagggagtttgtacattcccactGACAGCGCCttggaggaatataaagaaaggagtAAAGAAAAGTGGTCGAGTAGAAAGGCCAACAAGGGGCCACCAATGCGAGTtggattaaaaaaagaaaaaaatatatatctatttaaaaaaaacaagagggTATCGAGGGACAAGAAAGGACCACAAAAAATAAAGGAGGAAATTTGTGCTCATGCTAAATGAGTGTGGAGAATAAAATTAACAATTAGTTAGAAAACAAGgtggaaaaaaatgctggagaagctcagcgggtgaggcagcatgtatggagcgaacgAAATGGGCAAcgattcgggtcgaaatccttttgtctcttcgattttcc
Coding sequences:
- the cradd gene encoding death domain-containing protein CRADD, translated to MEARQRRALRRLRGELAEQLRLEVPLQYLYQEGVVSRSLLEELEAEPVAARRNLKLLDYLPGRGPRAFAAFVHSLRDEAPWLSRRLEEEEAREDEDDEPPADDVLSTISDHVLNGVPTDKQLNHLSGQMGTEWEQVVMDLGLRSSDIYRCKMNHQYNVQAQILASFIVWKQRLGKQATVRNLCTSLTSADVDPTVIKDAFQ